From the Homo sapiens chromosome 12 genomic patch of type FIX, GRCh38.p14 PATCHES HG2554_PATCH genome, one window contains:
- the SP7 gene encoding transcription factor Sp7 isoform b (isoform b is encoded by transcript variant 3), with protein MLTAACSKFGGSSPLRDSTTLGKAGTKKPYSVGSDLSASKTMGDAYPAPFTSTNGLLSPAGSPPAPTSGYANDYPPFSHSFPGPTGTQDPGLLVPKGHSSSDCLPSVYTSLDMTHPYGSWYKAGIHAGISPGPGNTPTPWWDMHPGGNWLGGGQGQGDGLQGTLPTGPAQPPLNPQLPTYPSDFAPLNPAPYPAPHLLQPGPQHVLPQDVYKPKAVGNSGQLEGSGGAKPPRGASTGGSGGYGGSGAGRSSCDCPNCQELERLGAAAAGLRKKPIHSCHIPGCGKVYGKASHLKAHLRWHTGERPFVCNWLFCGKRFTRSDELERHVRTHTREKKFTCLLCSKRFTRSDHLSKHQRTHGEPGPGPPPSGPKELGEGRSTGEEEASQTPRPSASPATPEKAPGGSPEQSNLLEI; from the coding sequence ATGCTGACGGCAGCGTGCAGCAAATTTGGTGGCTCTAGCCCTCTGCGGGACTCAACAACTCTGGGCAAAGCAGGCACAAAGAAGCCGTACTCTGTGGGCAGTGACCTTTCAGCCTCCAAAACCATGGGGGATGCTTATCCAGCCCCCTTTACAAGCACTAATGGGCTCCTTTCACCTGCAGGCAGTCCTCCAGCACCCACCTCAGGCTATGCTAATGATTACCCTCCCTTTTCCCACTCATTCCCTGGGCCCACAGGCACCCAGGACCCTGGGCTACTAGTGCCCAAGGGGCACAGCTCTTCTGACTGTCTGCCCAGTGTCTACACCTCTCTGGACATGACACACCCCTATGGCTCCTGGTACAAGGCAGGCATCCATGCAGGCATTTCACCAGGCCCAGGCAACACTCCTACTCCATGGTGGGATATGCACCCTGGAGGCAACTGGctaggtggtgggcagggccagggtgaTGGGCTGCAAGGGACACTGCCCACAGGTCCAGCTCAGCCTCCACTGAACCCCCAGCTGCCCACCTACCCATCTGACTTTGCTCCCCTTAATCCAGCCCCCTACCCAGCTCCCCACCTCTTGCAACCAGGGCCCCAGCATGTCTTGCCCCAAGATGTCTATAAACCCAAGGCAGTGGGAAATAGTGGGCAGCTAGAAGGGAGTGGTGGAGCCAAACCCCCACGGGGTGCAAGCACTGGGGGTAGTGGTGGATATGGGGGCAGTGGGGCAGGGCGCTCCTCCTGCGACTGCCCTAATTGCCAGGAGCTAGAGCGGCTGGGAGCAGCAGCGGCTGGGCTGCGGAAGAAGCCCATCCACAGCTGCCACATCCCTGGCTGCGGCAAGGTGTATGGCAAGGCTTCGCACCTGAAGGCCCACTTGCGCTGGCACACAGGCGAGAGGCCCTTCGTCTGCAACTGGCTCTTCTGCGGCAAGAGGTTCACTCGTTCGGATGAGCTGGAGCGTCATGTGCGCACTCACACCCGGGAGAAGAAGTTCACCTGCCTGCTCTGCTCCAAGCGCTTTACCCGAAGCGACCACCTGAGCAAACACCAGCGCACCCATGGAGAACCAGGCCCGGGTCCCCCTCCCAGTGGCCCCAAGGAGCTGGGGGAGGGCCGCAGCACGGGGGAAGAGGAGGCCAGTCAGACGCCCCGACCTTCTGCCTCGCCAGCAACCCCAGAGAAAGCCCCTGGAGGCAGCCCTGAGCAGAGCAACTTGCTGGAGATCTGA
- the SP7 gene encoding transcription factor Sp7 isoform a (isoform a is encoded by transcript variant 1), with protein MASSLLEEEVHYGSSPLAMLTAACSKFGGSSPLRDSTTLGKAGTKKPYSVGSDLSASKTMGDAYPAPFTSTNGLLSPAGSPPAPTSGYANDYPPFSHSFPGPTGTQDPGLLVPKGHSSSDCLPSVYTSLDMTHPYGSWYKAGIHAGISPGPGNTPTPWWDMHPGGNWLGGGQGQGDGLQGTLPTGPAQPPLNPQLPTYPSDFAPLNPAPYPAPHLLQPGPQHVLPQDVYKPKAVGNSGQLEGSGGAKPPRGASTGGSGGYGGSGAGRSSCDCPNCQELERLGAAAAGLRKKPIHSCHIPGCGKVYGKASHLKAHLRWHTGERPFVCNWLFCGKRFTRSDELERHVRTHTREKKFTCLLCSKRFTRSDHLSKHQRTHGEPGPGPPPSGPKELGEGRSTGEEEASQTPRPSASPATPEKAPGGSPEQSNLLEI; from the coding sequence GAGGAAGTTCACTATGGCTCCAGTCCCCTGGCCATGCTGACGGCAGCGTGCAGCAAATTTGGTGGCTCTAGCCCTCTGCGGGACTCAACAACTCTGGGCAAAGCAGGCACAAAGAAGCCGTACTCTGTGGGCAGTGACCTTTCAGCCTCCAAAACCATGGGGGATGCTTATCCAGCCCCCTTTACAAGCACTAATGGGCTCCTTTCACCTGCAGGCAGTCCTCCAGCACCCACCTCAGGCTATGCTAATGATTACCCTCCCTTTTCCCACTCATTCCCTGGGCCCACAGGCACCCAGGACCCTGGGCTACTAGTGCCCAAGGGGCACAGCTCTTCTGACTGTCTGCCCAGTGTCTACACCTCTCTGGACATGACACACCCCTATGGCTCCTGGTACAAGGCAGGCATCCATGCAGGCATTTCACCAGGCCCAGGCAACACTCCTACTCCATGGTGGGATATGCACCCTGGAGGCAACTGGctaggtggtgggcagggccagggtgaTGGGCTGCAAGGGACACTGCCCACAGGTCCAGCTCAGCCTCCACTGAACCCCCAGCTGCCCACCTACCCATCTGACTTTGCTCCCCTTAATCCAGCCCCCTACCCAGCTCCCCACCTCTTGCAACCAGGGCCCCAGCATGTCTTGCCCCAAGATGTCTATAAACCCAAGGCAGTGGGAAATAGTGGGCAGCTAGAAGGGAGTGGTGGAGCCAAACCCCCACGGGGTGCAAGCACTGGGGGTAGTGGTGGATATGGGGGCAGTGGGGCAGGGCGCTCCTCCTGCGACTGCCCTAATTGCCAGGAGCTAGAGCGGCTGGGAGCAGCAGCGGCTGGGCTGCGGAAGAAGCCCATCCACAGCTGCCACATCCCTGGCTGCGGCAAGGTGTATGGCAAGGCTTCGCACCTGAAGGCCCACTTGCGCTGGCACACAGGCGAGAGGCCCTTCGTCTGCAACTGGCTCTTCTGCGGCAAGAGGTTCACTCGTTCGGATGAGCTGGAGCGTCATGTGCGCACTCACACCCGGGAGAAGAAGTTCACCTGCCTGCTCTGCTCCAAGCGCTTTACCCGAAGCGACCACCTGAGCAAACACCAGCGCACCCATGGAGAACCAGGCCCGGGTCCCCCTCCCAGTGGCCCCAAGGAGCTGGGGGAGGGCCGCAGCACGGGGGAAGAGGAGGCCAGTCAGACGCCCCGACCTTCTGCCTCGCCAGCAACCCCAGAGAAAGCCCCTGGAGGCAGCCCTGAGCAGAGCAACTTGCTGGAGATCTGA